CAAACACCGGCCCGCTGCGCTTCCAGTTCAGCGTATTGAACACCACCAGGCTCCCGCGTCCTGCGGCAATCGAGTTCACAATCGCGGCCATGCTGTTCTTCGCCAGCCAGTCCACCTGCGCCTTTGCGTTCACGGCATACTGGTCTTTGATCCGCAACTGCTCTTGCGCCTCCCTGCTCGCCGGCTGCGAGACGCTGTTATACGAGTCCCACGTGTGCTCATCCATCAGCACCATGTTCCTCCACATCGCGTCCAGCCCCGCCTTGTCCGCAGCCAGCAAAGGATTCACCACCGTGCTCAACGTCGCCAGCTTCTCCGCCGAAGGAGCGCGGCTCTCGTTCTGCCTCTCCATCGCCGCATAGTATGCATCCGAAGCAATCCCATCCTCCCAATAAGGTCCGCCGTCCCCATGCATCACAGGAATATCATCACCAAACTGCTTAGCAATCTTCGCAAGCGCATCATGAAATCCGGAGTACTCAATCCGCGGGTATGCATACTCCGCATTCCACTTCTCCGCCAGCTCCGCCTGCGCCGCAACCAGATCGGAGTTCTCCACCTGCGTCCCATAAATAATCGCCGCGTCAGCGCGGTACCCCGGCCGTTCATACATCTGCAAAAACAGCGGCACCGTATCACGCCCAGCCGCAAGCACAGGCTTACGCTGAAACAGCATCTCCATCTGCTGATAATGCCGCGAGTACCACAGCAACACCTTCCCGCCATCCGGCCCTTCCCACCAAATCGGCGAGTCCTCATTCAACCGCCCCTGCAACAGCACAGGCGCACGATAGTTATTGCTCCCACCCAGCAGCTCATCCACACCAGCTGCCGCCAGCACCGAAGCATACGACCACGACCACGAAGGCACATCCGTAATCGTCGCGTAGTTGAAAGCCGTCCCATGGTCGCGGCTGAAATCCGCGCTCGGATATAGCGACCGAATCAGCGTCTCCACCGTCGGAAAACCAGTCAGCAAATTCGCATAGTTCGCTGGAACAAAAAGCTGCTGTTTCTTGATCGCATCAATCGCACGCGCCCGCTGCCCCGGCGTCCGCGTCTTCATAAACTGCTCCAACGGCCACATGCCATCCAAACTGAAGCGAAAATCAGGATGCGCCGCCGTCATCTCCATCGCCTCATCAATCGCATGGCTGTGAATGGCCGCAACCTTCGCCTGATAATCCGAGTACCCCACATCCAGATGGATATGCGGAGCCAGATACAGCGTCCACTTCTTCTGCGGATCAATCTCCACGTCAAAATGCTCGCGCCGTCCGCTAACACTCCACAAGGCCTCCGCTGCGGACTTTGCTGGAAACTCCGCGACCGCAAACTCCACCTTCTCCTCACCAAAATCCTGTCCACCGCGCAGCGCTCCATGATAATGTTTGCCATCGACAGTCAGATCGACAACAGAGCCCGCCTTCGCCGCGCGCCCATACCGCACAAACACATCCACTAACTCGTCCAGCTCACCGCCCTGCTGCTTGTAAAACACAGTCGGCACGATCTGCGCCGATGAAGCCTCCGAACGAAACTTCACAGTATCCCGGCTCAACGCAATTGCGTCATAAGCAATCGTGCCTTCGGGAATATCGGCATCCTCCACCGCCTGCAACGTAATGGCGTTGTCTCCTTTGTGCAGATAGTTCCCTGGAAAAGCAACCTCGACCTCAGCAAACGAATATGCCGGATCGAACGAGTCCCACTGATCGCCATTGCTGTAATCCAATCGCGGATGCAGATAGAACGTCCCCACCTTGCCATTGACGCTCACCCGCAACGCAGGCACCGCCTGGCTCACAATCAGCACCGCAACATGCAGCTTATAAGCCGAGGCAGGCGCACCACTCAGTGAAAAATGAATCGCACGCGGAGCCGCATCTACTCCGCTCTCCTTCGCGCCGGAGAACACAGCGACCGCCTGCATCCCATACCAGTCCTTCGCCGGATCACTCTTCCCCACAACAAAGTTCACCGGCTGCTTCGGATCTCCATCTGCAAACTCATACGAAGACCGATCAAACGTCCCTAACTGAAACACCGTCTGCGAACCAGCATCCTGAGCCACCGCACGCGGCTGATTGAATGCAGCCCCCCAAAAGAGAACCAACCCAAAAAGAACCGTCACTCTCATCCGCACAACTATACTCTTAGCGTTCCTGCCGAATGGAGTCGCGACCTAACTACCTGGCGGAGACCAATGCTTCACCTACGCACAATGCCACGGATCGCCATCAACGGCGAAAACTACGCCCGAGCGAAATCGATAAACGCATGAACCGGATCGGTGTGGACCAGCTTCACATCCACCGTATCGCCCACATCCAGCCCCTGCTCCCCATGCACAACCTTCCCCTCGACCGGAGGATGAAAGACTCGCACATATGTCCCCTTGTCGCCCGCGCCCGTCACAACGCCATGGAAGACTTGCCCAATGCGATCGGCCAGCGCAACCGCCGCGACCCGCTTCTGCATCGTGCGCTCCACCTTCCGCGCCGCGCGTTCCTGCATGTTGCACTGCTGCGCAATCGCTGCAAGCTCGTTGTCCGAGTAAGGGGGAGGCTGATTCGCCAGCATCGCCTTCACAATCCGCTGAGTAACCAGGTCGGGAAACCTCCGGTTCGGCGCAGTCGAGTGCGTGTAGTCCTCCGCAGCCAAGCCGAAGTGCCCCAGCGGATTCGGGTCATCGCCAGGCGTCAGCACGTACTCGCCCGGCCCCATCAGCTTGATAATGGCCAATGCAAGGTCTGGGTAATGCACCGCATCGCTCGTCCGCTGCGCCTGAAGAAAAGCGTTCAGTGCACCTGAGTCTGGCGTCGCAGGCAGCTTCGTTCCATGACGTGCTACGAGTTCGACGATGCGGTCCCACCGCTGCGGCGTTCTCACCACGCGTCGAAGACACGACCGCTTCGCATCCTTGAGTTTCCGCGCCGCCACACCGTTGGCCGCGATCATGAACTCTTCAATCAGGTCTGTCGCGCGATTGTGGGTCGCCGTGCGAATCTCGCGAACCGCGCCATCGATGACGACAGGATCGGCCTCCGTGCGATTGAACTCAAGCGCGCCCTGACGCACACGCTCTGCGCGCAAGGCGAGCGCCGCTTCGTTCTGGAGCTTCAATTGCGCCTGCAAATCAGGCGAAGCCGCCACCTTCGGGTCTGGCCCACCCGTATCTTCGAGCCACGGGCCAACCTTGCTGTAGGCAAGCTGGGCCTTGTTCCGCACCACAGCCGTGTAGATGCTCGACTCACCCACAACACCCTGCGCGTCCACCAGATATTCCACCACGTCCGCCGCGCGATCTTCATTCTCATTCAACGATGTCAGATCCGTCGAAAGCTCATTCGGCAGCATAGGAAAGTTCTTCACCGCCGTGTAAATCGTCTGGGTCTGGTCGGCAGCATGTTTGTCGATAGGCGTTCCCTTCAACACCGAGGACGATACATCCGCAATCCCCACGCGCACACGGATGCCATCCTTCACACGCTCAGCGACCTCAATCTGGTCGAGGTCTCGTGACGTATCGTTGTCAATTGAAGACCACACCTGATCGCGCAGATCGCGCAGACTTCCACCCGGAACGGCCACGTGGCCATCGGCACGAATCTCCTGAACCTGTTCTTCGGTCCCGTTTGGAAAGCCTGGATGAAACCCCTCGCGGATCATCTCCGCAGTTGCAGCAGCAGCAAGATCAAATGGATGCGTGGACATGCACCGCCAGCCTATCACGCAACTGGCGCGGCATGCTCCAGCGCTGCAACAAACTGTCCTGCCCAACGAGAAACCTGCTCAGCATACGCACCCGTAACGGGATCACGTGTGCCCTCAAGCACAGCCATCTGTACCGCAAAGTTACCAACCGTCGAACTCTCCGGCGAACCCCGAAACAATTCGAGACCAGTCGCCTCCGCAGTCAGCCGGTTAAGAAAATCATTCTGACTTGCGCCACCGACGACGAACAAGCGTTTGAGTTTCTTACCACTGTGAAACGCAACCCGATCCAAAACCTTCGCATAGCGAGCAGCCAGACTATGAAAGATCAGGCTTGCAAACACTGGCGCCGCGCTCGGCGACTCATCAAGCGGATCAAAGCCCTTGCGCACACGCTGCGCATTGATCCGTTGCGGCATTCGTCCCGCCAGCAACAGATCAGGATCATCCACATCAAGCAAACCGTGCGGCTTATCGATCTTCTCCGCTGCGGCAACCAACTCAGGAGCAGTCCATGCACGGCCCTGTGCAGCCCACTGATCGATGCACTGGCGAATAAGCCACATACCATTGACGTTCTTGTGGAAGCAGATTCCGCCGCCAACCGCTCCAAGATTGGTAAAGTTCTCCTCCGCCGCAGCCGCGCCATTGCGGGGCTGCTCCAATAGCGTTCCAACCAGCGACCACGTACCCGAGCTGATATAAGCCCAGTCGTTTCCCGTCGCAGGAATGCCCGCAATCGCCGACGCAGTATCGTGACAAGCTGGGGCAATCAAAACCGTGTCGCGAAAGGCTGGCAACTCCGCAAGCGGTCCGCGCAGACGACCCACCTCAGTGCCAGGAGGAACAATCTTTGGAGCACATGCCAAATCCAGTTGCGCCTCTTGAAATATCTCGCGTGACCACTGCCGGCTGTAAAGCTCCACCATCTGCGTGTGAGTCGCAGTGGTGTGTTCAGCCACTGGGGCACCGCCCCAGCGTGACAGCACATACTCAGGCAGATTCAGCCATTGCCGTCCTTCAGGTAATCCATCCTGCGCATCGGCATAAAGCTGATACAGCGTATTAATCCGCAGCAACTGGATGCCTGTCAGCTCGCGCATTCTGTCCGGGCTGATCTTCCGATGCAGCGATCGTTCTGCCTTAATCGTGCGCTCATCGCGATAGCAGAACGGGTCCGCCAATGGCGTGCCGTCCGCGTCAACACGCACATAATCGACGGCCCACCCATCGACCGCGATCGACCGCACTCCTTCATCTGCAATCGCAGCACACTTGCGCAGGCCCTCATCGAGCCCTGCCGTAATCATGGCAAAATCCCAGCGCAGTCCGCCGTCAACCTCACGCGGAGTGTTCCCGAAGCGATGTACCAGAGTTATCTCCGGTTTGCCCGACATCCAACGCAGCAGAGAAACACGGCAGCTTTCCGCGCCAAGGTCTACCGCAATCAGCGCCCGCTTGTCCTTCGGTTTCAACGCCTTATTCGGCGCACGTTTCATCGCAGATACGCCTCGGTCAGTCCGCCATCCACAGGAATCAGATGCCCGGTCGTGCAGCGCGTCAGAGGTCCTGCAAGGAACATGATCGCCTGAGCGCAGTCCTTCGGATCGATAGGCTGGTGTGTCAGCGTGCGCGTCGCATAGAACTGCGCGAGCACATTGCGAAGGCCGTCATCCGTGTCCTTTTCATCAAACGGCAGCTTGTACTTCTTGAGCGACGCAATCACACGATCACGTGGAAACATCGTCGAGCCCTTCACCACTGTCGCCGGCGAGATGCCATTCACCCGCACCTTCGGCGCAAGCGACACAGCCAGCTCGCGCACCAGATGGCTCAGCGCTGCCTTGCTCACGTCATAGGCCTCGCTGCCCCGCTTGGCAACAACCGCGTTCGCAGAACTGGTCAGGACTACACTCGCATCAATTCCCTGCTCAGCAAATATCTTCGCTACCTCATCGGTCAGCAGATAGTTCGCCGTGACATTGACCTCAAGCGTCAGCGCCCATTGTGCGTCCGAGATAATGCCATCAGGAGAAGATGGAAACAGCGCCGCAGTATTGATTAAAATGTCGATTCCGCCGAACTGCTTCACCGTCGCGGCAATTGCAGCACCAATAGCCTTACGGTCGCGAATGTCAATACTGGTCCAGGTCACGGCTTCCTTGCCCACAATCGCCGCAACCTCAGCCGCGACAGACTCAGCGCCCTTCACATCACGGTCAGCAACAACGATATGCGCGCCGCGCTCTGCAGCCAGTAGTGCAACTTCGCGCCCAATGCCGCTGCCTCCACCCACAACCAGCGCAACCCTCCGGCTCAGTTCCTTCTCAGGCGGCTGGCGGCGAATCTTCGCCTCTTCCAGCTTCCAGTACTCAATCCGAAACGCCTCGCTCGGCGGCAACGCAACATAGTTCGAGTAGACGGTAAACTGATCCGCACTCGCAGCAGGTCCGGCCTGCGGAATCTCCTTGCACTCCACGCCCGCACCCAGCGCACCCGCGCCCTGCATCACGCCAATCGCGTTGATGTAGAACTCGCCGGTAATCCGCGACTCTGTCTTGTTCTTGCCGAAGCTGAACATCCCCACGCCTGGCACCAGCACCACCGTCGGGCTGGCATCGCGCAGCGCAGGCGAATCCTTCACCGCATGCTTGCCGTAATACTCGGCATACTCGGCGCGATAAGTCTCCAGAGCAGTTTCGATCAACGGCTTCAACTCCGCCGGATCATTCGCAGGGTTCCACTTGATGAACATTGGGCGAATCTTCGTGCGGATGAAATGGTCCGGACAACTCGTCCCAAGATGCGCCAGCTTCTCTGCATGCGCCGAATCCACGAACTCAAGCACCTTCGGCGCATCCGTGTAGCTGCCAATCCATCTCTGCTTGCGCGACACCGCTCCACGCAGATACGGCATGATGCCTGCCGCAATCTCCCCGCGGTCTTCACGCGCCTTCACCTGCCCGCCGCCAAACGGCTTGTACCCCGCGGCCCCTGCATGGCGCTCGATAAACTGGCCCAACTGGTCAATGATCGTGATCGTATTCAGGTAGCATTCGCGCTGCGTGTTACCCCACGTGAACAAGCCATGTCCGCCCAACACAACGCCATCGCAACCCGGCGTCTCGGCAACAATCTTCTTGAGCATCATGCCCAGTTCAAACCCCGGACGCTGCCACGGCAGCCACGCCAGCTTGTGGCCGAACTCCTTGTTGAACTCGTCCATCTTGATCTTGCCGTTCGCCGAGGCCGCCAGCGCAATGCCCCAGTCCGGATGCAGATGGTCCACATGAGGAAACGGCAAGAACCCGTGCAGCGAAGTGTCAATGGAGGCCGCGACAGGATTGTTCCCAAACGTACACAGCGGATACATGTCCACCATCTCGTCTTCAAAATCGACGCCCTTATAAACATCTTCGAGCGCCAGCAGCTTGTCCATATATAACGTTGCAAATCCTGCGCGCTTAATGCTCCCCAGGTCGCCTCCGCTGCCCTTCACCCACAGCACCTGCTTTGTCTTCCCATCCACCGGATCAACCTGCTCGAGCTTCGAACTGGTATTGCCGCCGCCGAAGTTCGTAATCCGCAGATCGGAACCAAGCAGGTTCGAACGATAGCGCAGCAACTCCGGGCCATCAAACTTTGCCGCTACCGCGTCGTCCCACTTGTCCTCAAGAAACCGCAAACCGCCTTTGCCCGCCATCTGAAAACCTCGCTCGCCTGAAATCCGTCAGTTTATTTTCCACTATTAACATCAATACGGCAACTATTTCAAACCAGAAAGAAAAGAGCCATCTTAAACTGCTACAGGCCCGGCTTCTCTGTTACACCGCGAGACCGGGCCTGCCGCTGAATATCTCTTTTTAATTAATTTAGGGCTGACTCGCAATGAACCAGCGCCGCAACAGACCGGCAAAACCCAAAGCCCCACTACCGAGAAGAACTATCGTCGACGGCTCAGGTACGGCAGGAGCAACCGCAGCCTTAAATTGACCTTGATAGGCTGAGGAAGTAATCACGAGTTGGCCTGCGCTGGTGTCAATCGGGCTGAATGGATAGCCGCCCGTCAGAAGGTTTGTACCCGGAAAGTTGGTTATTCCGTTATACCCAATTCCAAGCGGATCGGAGATAAGCATGTCTCCGTTCACCTCATCGACCAAAGAGACCGTACCGCCGAAAAACGTACTGATCACAAAGGCAGTCGGATCGGTAAGTGTCGCCAGCGTAGTGCCGCCGTAGCTGACAGTAGTCGTCCCAATCTTATTCAGGATGTATCCGGTTCCTGGTGTACTGCCATTGAAGCTTCCAGACGAAAACACATTGTCTGTATCTGCGTTCAACGTAAATGTCAGTTGTGGAGCAGAGGGAGGGATACCGAGATACGGTCCGGTGTAGCTGGTCCCGTTCAGTGTGAAATTCGAGGCATTGGTGAACGTGTAGGCAATAGGGGTGGCGAACGCGAAGGAGCCGCAGAGCAGCGCAGAAACCATCGAACCAATAACTTTGATTCTCATAGATGAGGACTCCCGTGTTCTGTAACTGAAGTAAGACGTATAGCTGATCGCCTGGCCATTATCTTCTCCGACTGTCCAGAGAGCAGCCTGAAGCAGAATTAGCGGCTCATTGGTCGCTTCTCTACCGTCAACTGTCCTACTTAACCTCCACGTTCCTACAACAGCGATTCCCGCGTCACCAGCTTGTGCTCTACATAGTTGTAAGGAGGCACCGTCTGTCCGCGCAACAACGACAGCCCAAGATGAATCAGGTTCGGCCCGTACGAGTTCGTCTCGTGCGAGACCGACGCGATCAGCGGCGAACGATCCCGCCGCATCTCGGCAATCGCCTCCGCAATGCAGTCCTGGCCCACGATCACCACATGCTTCTCACGCTTCTGCTCGTAGACAGCATCCAGCGCTCCCAGCGCGCTCCAGTCCGTCGCCGCAGCAATCAGGATGTGCTTGTCCTTTGGGTGCCGCTGCAAAAAGTCCGACACCAGCTTCTTGCTGCGGTCACGCATCCCACGCCCATCCATCCTGACAAACAACTCCACCGGCAGGTCGGGAATACCGCTGCGAACACCTTCAAACGCTCCGGTCATGCGGCTCTGCACAAGCTGGCCGGCCTCAGCAAGATCCAGGCCCAGCACCCAATCCACCTTGCCGCCCCAGTTCTCGTTGGAAAACTTCGCCAACGTCTCGCCAGCCTCAACGCCCACGCGATAGTTGTCCACACCAAAGTAAGTCGCATGAGGATGCGGAATATCGATGGCAATCATCGGAATCTTCGCTTCGGCGATCTTGTCTGCAATCATCGGAGCCACTTCCTGCTCCACCTGAAACTCGATCACAAGGTCCACCTTGCTGCGAACAAACTCCTCAGCATTCTTAAGCGCCGTTGCCGCATCGTACTTGTTGTCCAGAATCAGCAGATCAACACCCACCGACGCAGCCGAGTTCTTCAGGCTCTCCGAAACCTCCACGGAAAACGGCATATCGGCGCTCTGCCCCGCAAAGCCGAAGCGCATCTTCTTCGGCCGCGTCACCTGCCGGTAAAGCCCATCGGGCGACTGCGCCAGATAGCCCCTGTGCACGAACGTCTTCAGTACCCGGTACACCGTCGTCTTCGAGATGCGCGTCTGCCGATGGATCGCCTCCAGCGTCATCGGCTGGTTTTCGGCCTGTAAAAGCTCAAGAATATCCAGCGCCTTCGAGAGCACCGGAATCAGATACAGTCTCTTTGTCGTCTTACGTGTTGCCATTCGTCTCCTGTTGAGGAACAAGCACTCAGCCGCTCCATTATGCGACAAATAGCCTCAGTTTCGTTAATGAAATTGCATTCGCCAAGTGGAAACAAAGGAAAAAATCTAAAATTCGCGCGGAAAACCGCCTGTCGGAATGCGTCCTTCTACCCACTGAGGGGTAGAAGGACGACATGCAACAGTTTTCGCAGAAAGTATGTGAAGGTTAGGCGTAGCTCGATACGCTCTTCGCGTTTTTGCTCTCGCGCTCCCCCGTAATCTTCTCGACGTACCCGCTCTCGGTCAGCGCCTTCAGTGGGTCGACCGGCAAGCCACGTGACTTACGCCACTCCCGCACCAGCGGCCGTACGTCCTGCCAGAAGGCCGTGCGGAAGCACTCCTCAGCTTCCACCAACCGACAAGCCTGCTGCAGTTCCGCCAGCCGTGCACGGTCCACCAGCGCAGTCTTCGCATAGATCTCCTGAGCCGTCACTACCGACTGCACCATCGCCTCCATCTTGCCCTTCAGGTTATGGCTCTGGTCGATCATGAAGGCAATCCCAGCCTGGTCTTCTTTCGTAGAGTTTAGAATCTCGTGGAAGATGCGGAACAACTGGTAAGGATCAATCGATCCCAGCGTCAGATCGTCATCGGCATACTTACGGTCATTGAAGTGGAACCCACCCAACTGATCCACATGCAGCAGCCAAGCCACAATCTGCTCGATGTTCGTGCCCTGATAGTGGTGACCTGTATCCACCAGCACTTTGGCCTTCGGACCCGCACGGCGAGCCAGTTCCAACGCCATTCCCCAGTCCGCAATGTCCGTGTGATAGAACGCAGGCTCGAATGGCTTGTACTCAATCAACATCCGCTGTCCTTCGCCCAGCGCGGCATGTGTTGCTCCAAGCACCTCTTCCATCCATACAATCCGCTTGCGGATGCTCTGCGTGCCAGGATAATTCGACCCATCTGCAATCCACAGCGAGACATCCTTCGATCCCAGAGCCCGGCCAATCTCCACCGAATCGAGCAGGTGTGCCAACGCATTGGCACGAATCTCCGAGCTAGGGTTCGCAATCGACCCGAATTTATATTCCAAATCCTGGAACAGGTTTGGATTGATCGAGCCGGACTTCACCCCATGCTTCTTTTCGAGCGCTTGAATAACAGGCACATCCGCCTTGCCCCCAGGCAGGTCCCACAGCACATGCAGAGCCACCGTCGGGCTTGCGCCGGTCAGCTTGTTCACCTCAGCAGCATCGGCAAACTTCTCCTCAATCGTGGTCGCCGCGCCACCCTGCACGAACTTCCCAAACCGCGTGCCTGTATTGGCGAATCCCCACGACGGGACCTCGATGTGAAACCCATCCAGTGCCGCCCATACCCGTTCTGTTTCTTGCGCTGCGCTCATCGCCGTCCTCGTGCCCCCTCAACCTTATTTCATAAATAGAAATATACTCTCTATTGAAATTACCAGCAGAGTGCACCATCCTGCGACCATTTGTCAAAAGGATTTCCGCTCATACCAGAATATTCCGCCAAATGGACTTAGCCTCTATCTGCTCCCTCTTAGGGGTGGTGGGCACGTAGACTCGCGCACAATCAACTCAGGGTCCACCAATATTTGCCTCGCCGGATCGGGAACCTGTTCCTTGATCCGGCGCACCATCGCCTCGGCGGCAAGTATGCCCATCGTCCGCAAAGGCTGACGCACCGTCGTTAATCCAGGATTCTGAAACGCTGCCGACTGTACATCATCGAACCCAACCACGGATACGTCCTGTGGAACACGCAGGCCCGCCTCTCGCAATGCCCGTACAGCACCGATTGCCGCAATATCGTTGAAGGCAAACAACGCCGTAAATCTCGCGTTCGAGGCCAGCAGACGCTGCGTTGCAAAGTATCCCGGCTCGTGGCCAACCTGATCGCCCTCCAGCTGCACAACCAACTTCGGCTCTAAAACCAGGTGTGCCCGTTCAGCAGCATGGCGAATCGCCTGCCAGCGAGACTCAGTGCCTGAACTGAAAGCCTGTCCCTTGATGACGGCGACGCGCTTATGCCCCAAACCCGCAAGATGATCGATGGCCAGCTCCGCAGCACGCTTTTCATTAAGCACGACATTGGTGATACCTTCATGCATTACCGGACACGACACAGTAATTGCCGGTAGCTGCGGCGCATGATGCAGCGGTGTGTCCACGGCGATAAGCCCATCCACCGAGCGCTCCGCAAACATCGTCTGCGCGCGTGCAATCATCTCCTCGTGATGATGGTGGCTGAGCAGAAAATAGCAGTACCCATCCCGTACAAGACCCTGCTCAATACCCGAGAGCACCAGCGTCGTATAGCCCTCCGACACCTCCGGCACCAGCACGCCGATCGTCATCGACCAGCCCCGCCGCAGAGACCGCGCCAGCACGTTTGGCCGATAGTTCAGCCGCTTTGCCGCCGCAAATATCCGGTCCTGCGTAGCCTTAGGAATCGAAGTCGCCGCAGGCGCGCCCGTCAGCACGCGCGAGATGGACGCGGGAGATAACCCAAGATGCTGGGCAAGTGTCGCCAAAGAAAC
This is a stretch of genomic DNA from Edaphobacter acidisoli. It encodes these proteins:
- a CDS encoding TIM barrel protein, with translation MSAAQETERVWAALDGFHIEVPSWGFANTGTRFGKFVQGGAATTIEEKFADAAEVNKLTGASPTVALHVLWDLPGGKADVPVIQALEKKHGVKSGSINPNLFQDLEYKFGSIANPSSEIRANALAHLLDSVEIGRALGSKDVSLWIADGSNYPGTQSIRKRIVWMEEVLGATHAALGEGQRMLIEYKPFEPAFYHTDIADWGMALELARRAGPKAKVLVDTGHHYQGTNIEQIVAWLLHVDQLGGFHFNDRKYADDDLTLGSIDPYQLFRIFHEILNSTKEDQAGIAFMIDQSHNLKGKMEAMVQSVVTAQEIYAKTALVDRARLAELQQACRLVEAEECFRTAFWQDVRPLVREWRKSRGLPVDPLKALTESGYVEKITGERESKNAKSVSSYA
- a CDS encoding LacI family DNA-binding transcriptional regulator; this encodes MATLAQHLGLSPASISRVLTGAPAATSIPKATQDRIFAAAKRLNYRPNVLARSLRRGWSMTIGVLVPEVSEGYTTLVLSGIEQGLVRDGYCYFLLSHHHHEEMIARAQTMFAERSVDGLIAVDTPLHHAPQLPAITVSCPVMHEGITNVVLNEKRAAELAIDHLAGLGHKRVAVIKGQAFSSGTESRWQAIRHAAERAHLVLEPKLVVQLEGDQVGHEPGYFATQRLLASNARFTALFAFNDIAAIGAVRALREAGLRVPQDVSVVGFDDVQSAAFQNPGLTTVRQPLRTMGILAAEAMVRRIKEQVPDPARQILVDPELIVRESTCPPPLRGSR